A stretch of the Deltaproteobacteria bacterium genome encodes the following:
- a CDS encoding alpha/beta fold hydrolase: protein MPRITAALLLLLVTACGPNGGKVDPCSPDALQVRYAPGGGGDSEAARWLAFPWPSNLRTLASGSPDVRDFPNPSGTDLIEEYLLTAGTLDGFGLNAPVHLSFNGPVSPASIPTDPAAFLEADAPIQLVDVDPASPERGRRFPLRWRYDTSGSSFLTADSLSVATAWGFPLRPKTTYALWLTTEVLGADDQPLTPPALFAESIGAPLACEGASVDAGLASALALIHGPLTDLLGEEGVDLSTLAAATVFTTQSTVDDLEAIYRNIHEDLPAPALTADWQPIGQNGESWLTRRFEWAAGRNVRYDVYEGRFDSPNYQEGTVPYGAEGGNLHRDPVTGEPLPFRTESLRFVLTVPQGPPGDGGACYPIVEYAHGTGGSAYGFSYDTAGRLAGRGLAGIGLDQPLHGPRGEGKVFDVDMMSFNFLNPDSARSGFRQSAADTFSLTRFVRESLEVPATVARGGSRLCFDPDRVSFFGHSHGGLSGSLAAAVEKDIGTWVLSGAGGGLSITAMERKDPFDIAALVVELVELDTATEPLTELHPLVGLVQLLTEVTDPLAYSPYWLERRDGAPTPNMLVTSGSTDAATPWRTATAMAVAAGLPVMRPIEVPSQSFDLAGLAPVDSPARQNLAGDATGAFLQWKNEDHFVIFNRPEAIHASMEFLRSAAFNASPVIERVPNPDVK from the coding sequence ATGCCCCGCATCACCGCCGCCCTTCTGCTTCTTTTGGTCACCGCCTGCGGACCCAACGGCGGGAAGGTGGATCCCTGCTCTCCCGACGCCCTCCAGGTCCGCTACGCGCCGGGCGGGGGCGGCGACTCGGAGGCCGCGCGCTGGCTCGCCTTCCCCTGGCCCTCGAACCTTCGAACCCTCGCCTCCGGCTCCCCCGACGTGCGCGACTTCCCCAACCCCTCGGGCACCGACCTCATCGAGGAGTACCTGCTGACCGCCGGCACCCTCGACGGCTTCGGCCTGAACGCGCCGGTGCACCTCTCCTTCAACGGCCCGGTCTCGCCGGCCAGCATCCCCACGGATCCGGCCGCCTTCCTCGAGGCCGACGCGCCGATCCAGCTGGTGGACGTGGACCCCGCCTCCCCGGAGCGGGGCCGCCGCTTCCCCCTGCGCTGGCGCTACGACACCTCGGGCAGCTCCTTCCTCACCGCCGACTCCCTCTCGGTGGCGACCGCCTGGGGCTTCCCCCTGCGGCCGAAGACCACCTACGCCCTCTGGCTGACCACCGAGGTGCTGGGCGCCGACGATCAGCCCCTCACCCCGCCGGCGCTCTTCGCCGAGTCGATCGGCGCGCCCCTGGCCTGCGAGGGCGCCAGCGTCGACGCCGGCCTCGCCTCGGCGCTGGCCCTGATCCACGGCCCCCTCACCGACCTGCTCGGCGAGGAGGGGGTCGATCTCTCCACCCTCGCCGCGGCCACGGTCTTCACCACCCAGAGCACCGTCGACGACCTCGAGGCGATCTACCGGAACATCCACGAGGACCTGCCGGCGCCGGCCCTCACGGCCGACTGGCAGCCGATCGGCCAGAACGGCGAGAGCTGGCTCACCCGGCGCTTCGAGTGGGCCGCCGGGCGCAACGTGCGCTACGACGTCTACGAGGGGCGCTTCGACTCGCCCAACTACCAGGAGGGCACGGTCCCCTACGGCGCCGAGGGCGGCAACCTCCACCGCGACCCCGTCACCGGCGAGCCCCTCCCCTTCCGCACCGAGAGCCTGCGCTTCGTGCTGACGGTGCCCCAGGGTCCCCCGGGTGACGGCGGCGCCTGCTACCCCATCGTCGAGTACGCCCACGGCACCGGCGGCAGCGCCTACGGCTTCTCCTACGACACCGCCGGGCGGCTGGCCGGGCGGGGGCTGGCGGGGATCGGCCTGGACCAGCCCCTCCACGGCCCCCGGGGCGAGGGGAAGGTCTTCGACGTGGACATGATGTCCTTCAACTTCCTCAACCCCGACTCGGCCCGCTCGGGCTTCCGCCAGTCGGCCGCCGACACCTTCTCCCTGACCCGCTTCGTGCGCGAGTCCCTCGAGGTCCCCGCCACCGTCGCGCGGGGGGGCAGCCGGCTCTGCTTCGACCCCGACCGGGTCTCCTTCTTCGGTCACTCCCACGGCGGGCTCTCGGGCTCGCTGGCCGCGGCGGTGGAGAAGGACATCGGCACCTGGGTGCTCTCGGGCGCCGGGGGCGGCCTCTCGATCACCGCGATGGAGCGCAAGGACCCCTTCGACATCGCCGCGCTGGTGGTCGAGCTGGTCGAGCTGGACACCGCCACCGAGCCGCTGACCGAGCTGCACCCCCTGGTCGGGCTGGTGCAGCTCCTCACCGAGGTCACCGATCCGCTGGCCTACTCCCCCTACTGGCTCGAGCGCCGCGACGGCGCGCCGACCCCGAACATGCTGGTCACCTCGGGCTCCACCGACGCCGCCACGCCCTGGCGCACGGCCACGGCCATGGCGGTGGCCGCCGGCCTGCCGGTGATGCGCCCGATCGAGGTGCCCTCCCAGAGCTTCGATCTGGCGGGCCTCGCGCCGGTCGACTCCCCCGCCCGCCAGAACCTCGCGGGCGACGCCACCGGCGCCTTCCTCCAGTGGAAGAACGAGGACCACTTCGTGATCTTCAACCGCCCCGAGGCCATCCACGCCTCGATGGAGTTCCTGCGCTCCGCGGCCTTCAACGCCTCCCCCGTCATCGAGAGAGTCCCGAACCCGGACGTGAAGTAG
- a CDS encoding DUF4105 domain-containing protein, protein MINRITLLVALVLPAAALAQRQAPWGTGESRGEDLKISLVTFGDGDTIPEWFGHTGLLVQDTRLGQELIYNFGYFDFGPDMLPKFLMGRLEFWVGDELPARSFSFYQKRLNRSVRLQELNLSPSRRLEMARKLAIAVRPENRTYLYHHYDDNCATRIRDLIDEATGGQFEEQNSGPATMPLRDHTRRHFERSFYVNQVLIYWMNDEIDREIRVWDEMFLPSVMEARVDAATYVDESGQTVPLVKSRKTLFEAKRPAVPEEASTTWPFALLWGLLFGGGALLLVRWHQKSGKKLPRTLLALEHLLIGLLAGFPALVLCFFWFTEHTVTHFNETNLLANPLTALAFPLGIGLFWGSRRAIRWLSFSWTALAITSALLVVLKLLPAFDQHVIDPVAFFLPLNVGMAQALWRLHRGAAA, encoded by the coding sequence ATGATCAACCGGATCACCCTCCTCGTCGCCCTCGTGCTCCCCGCGGCCGCGCTGGCCCAACGCCAGGCGCCCTGGGGAACAGGCGAATCCCGCGGCGAGGATTTGAAGATCTCCCTGGTCACCTTCGGCGACGGGGACACGATCCCCGAGTGGTTCGGCCACACGGGCCTGCTGGTGCAGGACACCCGCCTGGGTCAGGAGCTGATCTACAACTTCGGCTACTTCGACTTCGGGCCGGACATGCTGCCGAAGTTCCTGATGGGCCGGCTGGAGTTCTGGGTGGGAGACGAGCTCCCCGCGCGCTCCTTCAGCTTCTACCAGAAGCGCCTCAATCGCTCGGTGCGCCTCCAGGAGCTGAACCTCTCTCCCTCGCGCCGCCTCGAGATGGCCCGCAAGCTCGCCATCGCCGTCCGTCCCGAGAACCGCACCTACCTCTACCACCACTACGACGACAACTGCGCCACCCGCATCCGCGACCTCATCGACGAGGCGACCGGCGGGCAGTTCGAGGAGCAGAACAGCGGCCCGGCCACGATGCCCCTGCGGGATCACACCCGCCGGCACTTCGAGCGGAGCTTCTACGTCAACCAGGTCCTCATCTACTGGATGAACGACGAGATCGACCGCGAGATCCGGGTCTGGGACGAGATGTTCCTGCCCTCGGTGATGGAGGCGCGGGTGGACGCGGCCACCTACGTGGACGAGAGCGGCCAGACGGTGCCGCTGGTGAAGTCTCGCAAGACCCTCTTCGAGGCGAAGCGCCCGGCGGTCCCCGAAGAGGCGAGCACCACCTGGCCCTTCGCCCTGCTCTGGGGCCTCCTCTTCGGAGGCGGCGCTTTGCTGCTGGTGCGCTGGCACCAGAAGAGCGGCAAGAAGCTGCCCCGCACCCTGCTTGCGCTCGAGCATCTGCTGATCGGCCTGCTCGCCGGCTTCCCGGCGCTGGTGCTCTGCTTCTTCTGGTTCACCGAGCACACGGTGACCCACTTCAACGAGACCAACCTCCTGGCGAACCCCCTGACGGCCCTGGCCTTCCCCCTGGGGATCGGCCTCTTCTGGGGCTCGAGGCGCGCCATCCGCTGGCTCTCCTTTTCCTGGACGGCGCTGGCGATCACCTCGGCCCTGCTCGTCGTGCTGAAGCTCCTGCCCGCCTTCGATCAGCACGTGATCGATCCGGTCGCCTTCTTCCTCCCGCTCAACGTCGGGATGGCCCAGGCCCTGTGGCGCCTGCACCGGGGCGCCGCCGCCTGA
- a CDS encoding AAA family ATPase, translated as MSNPLELLIAATPHLPRWVVERSRSDAGFDAPRQLEASVLVCDLAGFADTTNRLTRKGAAGPEETLELLNRWYEAVLAPVLAARGDIVSFAGDSFTALFEDPDPARRRARAHQAAHGILATDTAGARLGLADGELTLGVVGSSSARHPVVLGPAPRAAARAMQEARVDSLYLHEEGELREITARPPPEERAHTPLPSPPIPPIADSDGSTVNSTAALSGTPKEIVERLRPFLSAPVWEGLLQPRRAGQHRPGVILFARVGLARAEPASFAEVENTLSRAAKLIARVGGHVQKIDAGDKGLVILAFFGIPSASPNALARAAEAGRGLADELGLGVAITSGRVFAGVLGAPLRHEVSAVGEPVNRAARILQATPPGEVYCDGPTAEQLTTVTSVALPPLEAKGFARPIALCRLGGGYSGEFQAYVEERAPLIGRDRELTQILAHCALEDPERRRGPGALILEGELGIGKSRLVREASRRLREEGRRIAFGHFGGYQAFRTLGEVAGSLQVPVSESRADLVDALAESFSVGGDKVVLILEDLHLAREDDLAAWRQLLPPLLSRGGALLATTRPGVSLPNLGERLVLEELERTGALALVKHHAPSLSLGEAEAITHRAGGNPLFLEQLALAAAAGGEAIPATVEDAIRERLERLEPLARRVLDTAAIAPPIFDFSALDLLVAEEGSKAVREALFRLLQLGVLRAGPGRTYRFAHDLERTVVHDTLSFAERRTLHRQALAALEQRGGASSAEAFEHLEALGEREAAGRAALVGARRATFARADQEALRLARIAVERLEDPAELCVAEGLIARGLQFMADWRASIDLAARVEGDAERLGLPTEQARMAVIQAGCYSFLAEYEPAEEALRRAEALEPLAPELVPHVGMVRGWNAWGRGLFLEAREALEEVRALAGPESPLRHSITSALISVLINLGEFGVARGLLPPRSARAHIPTYFFHYHYDHMELCGRRADHQTLRVLVEETEELQRHEPVGSRLIHEAEIPRANLREMEGRWEEAGKARAFAAATNLEIEIPWEALELFIVNLTEALFSGDLAGVRARSQVLEELAEHIEAGDQSARCQLLGAIAELLAGEVRGDLPDLVYRNRRYAERSRRWDLILTVETLAALLEEDLDAQGEALAVICEECQKREDRVGERFVRLLAWRRAQSSGLELEAERRWLAFTDRLDAWDTPRWTFGAQLCELPEGLPGVS; from the coding sequence GTGTCGAATCCCCTCGAGCTCCTGATCGCCGCCACGCCCCACCTCCCCCGCTGGGTGGTGGAGCGGTCGCGATCGGACGCGGGCTTCGACGCCCCGCGCCAGCTCGAGGCCTCGGTGCTGGTCTGCGACCTCGCCGGCTTCGCCGACACCACCAACCGCCTCACCCGCAAGGGGGCGGCCGGCCCCGAGGAGACCCTCGAGCTCCTCAACCGCTGGTACGAGGCGGTGCTCGCGCCCGTGCTCGCCGCCCGGGGGGACATCGTCTCCTTCGCCGGCGACAGCTTCACCGCCCTCTTCGAGGATCCGGATCCCGCGCGGCGCCGCGCCCGGGCCCACCAGGCCGCGCACGGCATCCTCGCCACCGACACCGCCGGGGCGCGGCTCGGGCTCGCCGACGGTGAGCTCACCCTCGGCGTCGTGGGCTCGTCCTCCGCGCGGCACCCGGTGGTCCTGGGCCCGGCGCCCCGGGCCGCCGCCCGCGCGATGCAGGAGGCCCGGGTCGACAGCCTCTACCTCCACGAGGAGGGCGAGCTCCGGGAGATCACCGCCCGGCCGCCGCCCGAGGAGCGCGCCCACACCCCGCTCCCGTCTCCCCCGATCCCGCCGATCGCCGACTCCGACGGCTCGACGGTCAACTCGACCGCCGCGCTGTCGGGCACCCCGAAGGAGATCGTCGAGCGCCTGCGCCCCTTCCTCTCCGCCCCGGTCTGGGAGGGCCTGCTCCAGCCCCGCCGCGCGGGGCAGCACCGCCCCGGGGTGATCCTCTTCGCCCGGGTGGGCCTGGCCCGCGCCGAGCCGGCGAGCTTCGCCGAGGTCGAGAACACCCTCTCGCGGGCCGCGAAGCTGATCGCCCGGGTCGGCGGCCACGTGCAGAAGATCGACGCCGGCGACAAGGGTCTGGTGATCCTGGCCTTCTTCGGCATCCCCTCGGCCTCGCCCAACGCCCTGGCCCGCGCCGCCGAGGCGGGCAGGGGGCTGGCCGACGAGCTGGGGCTGGGCGTGGCCATCACCTCGGGCCGGGTCTTCGCCGGGGTCCTCGGCGCCCCCCTGCGGCACGAGGTGTCGGCGGTCGGCGAGCCGGTGAACCGGGCCGCGCGGATCCTCCAGGCGACGCCGCCGGGGGAGGTCTACTGCGACGGACCGACCGCCGAGCAGCTCACCACCGTGACCTCGGTCGCCCTCCCTCCCCTCGAGGCCAAGGGCTTCGCCCGGCCCATCGCCCTCTGTCGGCTCGGCGGAGGCTACAGCGGAGAGTTCCAGGCCTACGTGGAGGAGCGCGCGCCCCTCATCGGCCGCGACCGGGAGCTCACGCAGATCCTCGCCCACTGCGCCCTCGAGGACCCGGAGCGCCGGCGCGGGCCCGGCGCGCTGATCCTCGAGGGAGAGCTGGGCATCGGCAAGAGCCGCCTGGTGCGCGAGGCCTCCCGGCGGCTGCGCGAGGAGGGGCGGCGCATCGCCTTCGGTCACTTCGGGGGCTACCAGGCGTTCCGTACCCTGGGGGAGGTCGCCGGGAGCCTGCAGGTGCCGGTGAGCGAGAGCCGCGCGGATCTGGTGGACGCCCTGGCCGAGAGCTTCTCGGTCGGGGGGGACAAGGTGGTCTTGATCCTCGAGGACCTGCACCTGGCCCGGGAGGACGACCTGGCCGCCTGGCGGCAGCTCCTCCCGCCCCTGCTCTCCCGCGGCGGGGCCCTGCTGGCCACGACCCGGCCGGGGGTCTCCCTGCCCAACCTCGGCGAGCGCCTGGTGCTCGAGGAGCTGGAGCGCACCGGCGCCCTGGCGCTGGTGAAGCACCACGCCCCCTCGCTCTCCCTGGGGGAGGCCGAGGCCATCACCCACCGGGCCGGGGGCAACCCCCTCTTCCTGGAGCAGCTCGCCCTGGCCGCCGCGGCCGGCGGAGAGGCGATCCCGGCGACGGTGGAGGACGCGATCCGCGAGCGCCTCGAGCGCCTCGAGCCCCTCGCCCGGCGGGTCCTCGACACGGCGGCCATCGCGCCGCCGATCTTCGACTTCTCGGCCCTCGATCTGCTCGTCGCCGAGGAGGGCTCGAAGGCCGTGCGCGAGGCGCTGTTCCGCCTCCTCCAGCTGGGCGTCCTGCGGGCCGGGCCAGGTCGCACCTACCGCTTCGCCCACGACCTCGAGCGCACCGTGGTGCACGACACCCTCTCCTTCGCCGAGCGCCGGACCCTCCACCGGCAGGCGCTGGCGGCGCTCGAGCAGCGGGGCGGGGCCTCCTCCGCCGAGGCCTTCGAGCACCTCGAGGCCCTCGGCGAGCGCGAGGCCGCCGGGCGGGCGGCCCTGGTCGGCGCCCGGCGGGCCACCTTCGCCCGCGCCGATCAGGAGGCCCTCCGGCTGGCGCGCATCGCCGTGGAGCGCCTCGAGGACCCCGCCGAGCTCTGCGTGGCCGAGGGGCTCATCGCCCGGGGCCTGCAGTTCATGGCGGACTGGCGGGCCTCGATCGACCTGGCCGCGCGGGTCGAGGGCGACGCCGAGCGCCTCGGCCTCCCCACGGAGCAGGCCCGGATGGCGGTGATCCAGGCCGGCTGCTACAGCTTCCTCGCCGAGTACGAGCCCGCCGAGGAGGCCCTGCGGCGAGCCGAGGCGCTCGAGCCGCTGGCCCCGGAGCTCGTTCCCCACGTCGGGATGGTCCGGGGCTGGAACGCCTGGGGGCGGGGGCTCTTCCTGGAGGCGCGCGAGGCGCTGGAGGAGGTCCGGGCGCTGGCCGGCCCCGAGAGCCCGCTGCGGCACTCCATCACCTCGGCGCTGATCTCGGTGCTGATCAACCTCGGCGAGTTCGGGGTGGCCCGGGGCCTCCTGCCGCCCCGCAGCGCCCGCGCTCACATCCCCACCTACTTCTTCCACTACCACTACGACCACATGGAGCTCTGCGGCCGCCGGGCCGACCACCAGACCCTGCGGGTGCTGGTGGAGGAGACCGAGGAGCTGCAACGCCACGAGCCGGTGGGGAGCCGGCTGATCCACGAGGCGGAGATCCCCCGGGCCAACCTGCGGGAGATGGAGGGCCGCTGGGAGGAGGCCGGCAAGGCGCGCGCCTTTGCCGCCGCCACCAACCTCGAGATCGAGATCCCCTGGGAGGCCCTCGAGCTCTTCATCGTCAACCTCACCGAGGCCCTCTTCTCCGGCGATCTGGCGGGCGTGCGCGCGCGCAGTCAGGTCCTCGAGGAGCTCGCCGAGCACATCGAGGCCGGGGATCAGTCCGCCCGCTGCCAGCTCCTCGGCGCCATCGCCGAGCTGCTCGCGGGGGAGGTCCGCGGCGATCTGCCCGATCTGGTCTATCGCAACCGCCGCTACGCCGAGCGCTCCCGGCGCTGGGATCTGATCCTCACCGTCGAGACCCTCGCGGCGCTCCTCGAGGAGGACCTCGACGCCCAGGGGGAGGCCCTCGCCGTGATCTGCGAGGAGTGCCAGAAGCGAGAGGATCGGGTCGGCGAGCGCTTCGTGCGCCTCCTGGCCTGGCGCCGGGCCCAGTCCTCCGGCCTGGAGCTCGAGGCCGAGCGGCGCTGGCTCGCCTTCACCGATCGCCTCGATGCCTGGGACACCCCCCGCTGGACCTTCGGCGCGCAGCTCTGCGAGCTGCCCGAGGGCCTGCCCGGCGTCTCCTGA